One genomic segment of Besnoitia besnoiti strain Bb-Ger1 chromosome VII, whole genome shotgun sequence includes these proteins:
- a CDS encoding hypothetical protein (encoded by transcript BESB_079970), whose protein sequence is MASQPWLSESCFPAFFVRADSLPLFSRCFAEDRDGSNQQLPETPLIRLSVAELLKDSRESLLCDVGVFTGAFNALLGPCGHAPVFVRRAAEAVESEPATLAARLQVPCCETGHEGRRWTGSSGVDGHPRETPVKGQFTQWSRFRFQTPAMLRRRPGRPWSETGVKVSMPAPVRRRRGVALVFRADACIPSSGNSGDAAARRTATAAGEKVMKENAAKALKAFRAVHSEIDRGEKLRSLLGIQKYTEEAKLKQIVTMEPNEDHTEQLTCELKILRYYAHTDRNRTARPRDARLHRQPHCADRHGAHHHPQRCSRGVSSLEISAREYVGHSASEAVKMKRNTPLFATLCGFNFFTATAFFVEMILRVRCGSAAHFKDFVIISDFANAWFGVANLVVVSVSFLQRLDNEVLNSAVALLWATGPRRTDLLPVSSQGRGPPSVGADGPTADERSEATGKRCKAGDMMRKEREGKGEWGAAEKPDTVILEAFSGTEGRLEDEASHFSTFTDFRANEQCFTSAMATARLLRRAAATCCLRAERGVSGLTRLSSRGLSADLCASVVREEHGEYGEEEDDGDPGPDGQLRHEDIGGGGFTQAIGDREEGQAATELVPLPQTTPESRSQFPGSFPLPREETPRRRRKAATSRAWGTGAGKTSHRGPRILCPLRLSTSGEGRGAAADGHLDSPEEADVLLGDRLSTWRVTRAAAKGQFQCTRWAVEFAASEPLGVPTLSEAASKDFLGRNSLDKSDYGWETASGGNEVAGIWRATRMRRRLSRRGLDSLSGVTENRPHLVPNTLDKAFIDSVPDSPFLDMTRSHPPQILGDTHVQVAMRVIS, encoded by the exons ATGGCAAGTCAGCCGTGGCTGAGCGAGTCCTGCTTTCCAGCGTTTTTCGTGCGGGCAGATTCGTTGCCGCTTTTCTCGAGGTGTTTCGCTGAGGACAGGGACGGAAGTAACCAGCAGCTACCCGAGACGCCCCTGATTCGTCTGTCTGTTGCTGAGCTGCTGAAGGACTCTCGAGAGAGCTTGCTCTGCGACGTGGGCGTTTTCACGGGTGCTTTCAACGCGCTTCTGGGGCCCTGCGGACACGCTCCAGTCTTTGTGCGtcgagccgcggaggctgtAGAGTCTGAACCCGCCACGTTGGCGGCGCGCTTGCAGGTACCCTGCTGTGAGACAGGTCACGAAGGACGCCGTTGGACGGGCTCGTCGGGCGTCGATGGGCATCCTCGCGAGACTCCAGTGAAAGGCCAGTTCACGCAGTGGTCGCGCTTCAGGTTTCAGACGCCGGCGatgctgcggcggaggccgggaAGGCCGTGGAGCGAGACCGGGGTCAAAGTCTCCATGCCTGCGCCCGTACGTCGTCGACGTGGGGTCGCCCTCGTGTTCAGAGCCGACGCCTGCATCCCGTCGAGTGGAAACTcaggagacgctgcagctcgccg CACGGCCACGGCCGCTGGAGAAAAAGTCATGAAAGAGAACGCAGCGAAGGCTCTGAAGGCGTTTCGCGCAGTGCACAGCGAAATCGACCGCGGCGAGAAACTCCGCAGCCTGCTCGGCATCCAAAAGTACACGGAGGAAGCCAAGCTGAAGCAAATCGTCACGATGGAGCCGAATGAAGACCACACTGAGCAACTCACGTGTGAGCTGAAAATCCTCCGTTACTACGCCCACACAGACAGAAATCGAActgcgcgaccgcgcg ACGCGCGCCTTCATCGACAGCCCCACTGCGCAGATCGTCATGGCGCTCATCATCATCCTCAACGTTGTTCTCGTGGAGTCTCCAGCCTTGAAATATCCGCCCGCGAATACGTCGGGCACAGCGCGAGC GAGGCTGTGAAGATGAAGCGGAACACGCCGCTCTTCGCGACGTTGTGCGGCTTCAACTTCTTCACCGCGACTGCGTTCTTCGTGGAAATGATTCTCCGCGTCCggtgcggcagcgcggcgcacTTCAAGGACTTTGTCATAATCAGTGACTTTGCCAATGCGTGGTTCGGCGTCGCCAATCTTGTCGTTGTCTCCGTCAGCTTCCTCCAGAGACTCGACAACGAGGTCTTGAACTCGGCTGTCGCGCTGCTGTGG GCCACGGGGCCACGTAGAACGGACCTGCTGCCAGTGTCTAGTCAGGGCAGAGGGCCTCCTTCGGTTGGGGCGGATGGACCGACTGCAGACGAGAGGTCGGAAGCTACTGGGAAGAGATGCAAAGCAGGCGACATGATGAGGAAAGAGCGCGAAGGGAAGGGGGAATGGGGCGCGGCAGAAAAACCTGACA CCGTTATCCTCGAGGCGTTTTCGGGGACGGAAGGCCGGCTTGAGGACGAGGCGTCTCATTTCTCCACGTTCACCGACTTTCGGGCGAACGAGCAGTGCTTTACAAGCGCCATGGCGACAGCTCGTCTtctgcgacgcgccgccgccacctgTTGTCTACGGGCTGAACGCGGCGTCAGTGGTTTGACGCGGTTGAGCAGTCGAGGCCTTTCCGCGGACCTGTGCGCCTCTGTGGTCCGCGAAGAGCACGGGGAATatggagaggaggaggacgacggagacCCTGGGCCGGATGGCCAGCTGCGCCATGAGGAcatcggcggcggaggcttcACACAGGCGATAGGCGATCGAGAGGAGGGACAAGCCGCCACCGAGTTGGTGCCGCTGCCACAGACAACGCCCGAGAGCAGAAGCCAGTTTCCGGGTTCATTCCCTCTCCcacgagaggagacaccgcgacgcagaaggaagGCTGCGACCTCTCGGGCTTGGGGGACAGGGGCCGGGAAGACAAGTCACCGCGGACCAAGAATTCTGTGTCCACTCCGA CTCTCCACTTCgggggaggggcgcggcgctgccgctgatGGACATCTTGACTctccggaggaggcggatgTCCTCTTGGGTGACA GGCTGTCGACGTGGCGCGtaacgcgagcggcggcaaaAGGGCAGTTTCAGTGCACACGATGGGCCGTTGAATTCGCTGCCTCCGAGCCCCTCGGGGTCCCGACTTTGTCCGAGGCCGCGAGTAAAGACTTTCTGGGGCGGAACAGCTTGGACAAGTCGGACTACGGGTGGGAGACGGCAAGTGGTGGAAATGAAGTCGCGGGGATTTGGCGAGCGACCCGCATGCGGAGACGGCTGTCAAGACGTGGACTGGATTCGCTTTCAGGTGTGACAGAGAACAGGCCGCATCTTGTCCCCAATACTCTCGACAAGGCTTTTATCGATAGTGTGCCTGATAGTCCGTTTCTGGATATGACGCGCTCGCACCCTCCGCAGATTCTCGGCGATACACATGTGCAGGTGGCCATGCGA GTAATCTCGTAA